One genomic segment of Theobroma cacao cultivar B97-61/B2 chromosome 6, Criollo_cocoa_genome_V2, whole genome shotgun sequence includes these proteins:
- the LOC18595548 gene encoding beta-amyrin 28-oxidase yields the protein MDPIILLFCTIFFAAISLGVLLYSKNPNASHPNLPPGRMGLPLIGESLEYLLTGRKGYPEKFLNDRMAKYSSQVFKTSILGESMAVVCGAAGNKFLFSNENKLVTAWWPDSVNKIFPSSTQTSSKEESKKMRKMLPNFLKPEALQRYIGMMDNIAQRHFEASWEGKQEITVFPLAKRYTFWVACKVFLSIEDPEHVSKFADPFNALASGIISVPINLPGTPFRRAINASELIRKELMAIIKQRKIDLAENKAAPNQDILSHMLLATDENGQYLNELNIADRILGLLIGGHDTASAAITFIIKYLAELPDIYNEVYKEQMEIARSKEPGELLNWEDIQKMKYSWNVACEVMRLAPPLQGAFREAITDFTFSGFSIPKGWKLHWNVNSTHKNVECFPEPEKFDPTRFEGNGPAPYTFVPFGGGPRMCPGKEYARLEILVFMHNVMKRFNWEKLLPDEKIIVDPLPMPAKGLPVRLLPHKP from the exons ATGGATCCCATTATCTTACTTTTCTGTACAATCTTCTTTGCAGCCATTTCCCTTGGAGTCCTCTTATACTCCAAAAATCCTAATGCTTCTCACCCGAACCTTCCACCAGGCAGGATGGGCTTGCCATTGATCGGTGAAAGCCTTGAATACCTCTTAACGGGTCGAAAAGGTTATCCTGAGAAGTTCTTAAATGATAGAATGGCAAAATACTCTTCACAAGTCTTCAAAACTTCAATACTAGGAGAATCTATGGCCGTTGTTTGCGGAGCAGCTGGCAATAAATTCTTATTCTCCAATGAAAACAAGCTTGTCACTGCCTGGTGGCCAGATTCTGTAAACAAGATTTTCCCTTCTTCTACACAAACAAGTTCGAAAGAAGAATCAAAGAAGATGAGGAAAATGCTACCTAATTTTCTTAAACCAGAGGCCTTGCAAAGATACATAGGTATGATGGACAACATTGCGCAAAGGCACTTTGAAGCGAGTTGGGAAGGCAAGCAAGAAATTACAGTGTTTCCACTTGCAAAGAGATATACCTTTTGGGTTGCTTGCAAAGTATTTTTAAGCATAGAGGACCCAGAGCATGTTTCCAAATTTGCCGATCCTTTCAATGCCTTGGCTTCTGGAATAATTTCTGTCCCCATAAACTTACCAGGGACACCTTTCCGTCGTGCTATAAATGCTTCAGAATTGATCAGGAAGGAATTGATGGCAATCATTAAGCAAAGGAAGATTGATCTTGCGGAGAATAAAGCAGCCCCCAATCAAGATATTTTGTCTCATATGTTGCTTGCGACAGATGAAAATGGGCAGTACTTGAATGAATTGAACATAGCTGACAGGATTCTTGGTCTGTTGATTGGTGGACACGATACTGCTAGTGCTGCCATTACTTTCATTATCAAATATCTTGCTGAGCTTCCTGACATCTACAATGAGGTTTACAAAG AACAAATGGAGATTGCAAGATCAAAAGAACCAGGGGAGTTGCTAAACTGGGAAGACATTCAAAAGATGAAATATTCCTGGAATGTTGCGTGTGAAGTGATGAGACTTGCTCCTCCACTTCAGGGTGCTTTCAGAGAGGCCATCACTGACTTCACATTTTCTGGTTTCTCCATTCCTAAGGGCTGGAAG TTGCACTGGAATGTCAATTCAACACACAAAAACGTGGAGTGCTTTCCAGAGCCAGAAAAGTTCGATCCTACAAGATTTGAAGGGAATGGACCAGCTCCTTATACATTTGTTCCATTTGGAGGAGGGCCAAGAATGTGTCCCGGAAAAGAGTATGCCCGTCTTGAGATACTTGTTTTCATGCACAATGTGATGAAAAGGTTTAATTGGGAAAAGCTGTTACCTGATGAGAAGATAATAGTGGATCCATTGCCAATGCCAGCGAAAGGACTCCCTGTCCGCCTCCTTCCCCATAAACCATAA